In the Alkaliphilus oremlandii OhILAs genome, one interval contains:
- a CDS encoding GntR family transcriptional regulator — translation MDKLEKLDIENYKPLREIVFEYLRQAILDGRLEPGKRLMEIQMAEQLGVSRTPVREAIRKLELEGLVVMVPRKGAYVADVSIKDVSDVLEVRMVLEGLAASLAAEKMSDDEIKELTAICNDFKLCAQQNDIDGLIQKDVEFHDCIFSATGNSKLNQISQSLREQVYRFRVRYISRYDRAKDLVDEHQAIYEAIVKRDAELAYKCGTKHIENLTNHMMEQLDIYSQEEQ, via the coding sequence TTGGATAAATTAGAGAAATTAGACATAGAGAATTACAAGCCCTTGAGAGAAATTGTTTTTGAATATTTAAGACAAGCTATTTTAGATGGAAGGCTTGAACCCGGAAAGAGATTAATGGAAATACAGATGGCAGAGCAGTTGGGTGTCAGTAGAACCCCTGTGAGAGAAGCGATACGCAAGCTAGAGCTTGAGGGGTTAGTTGTGATGGTTCCGAGAAAGGGTGCATACGTAGCCGATGTATCCATCAAGGATGTATCCGATGTATTGGAAGTACGAATGGTGCTAGAAGGGCTGGCAGCATCCTTGGCGGCAGAAAAAATGTCAGACGATGAAATTAAAGAATTAACAGCAATCTGTAACGACTTTAAACTTTGTGCCCAACAAAATGATATCGACGGCCTCATACAAAAAGATGTAGAGTTTCATGATTGTATTTTTAGTGCTACAGGAAATAGTAAACTCAACCAAATCTCACAGAGCCTGAGAGAGCAGGTCTACCGCTTTAGGGTCCGCTATATTTCCCGATACGATAGAGCAAAGGATTTGGTAGATGAACACCAAGCCATATATGAGGCCATTGTAAAGAGAGACGCCGAATTGGCATATAAATGTGGAACGAAACACATTGAAAATTTAACGAATCATATGATGGAGCAACTAGATATTTATAGTCAAGAAGAACAGTAA
- the spoIIR gene encoding stage II sporulation protein R has translation MYKKWMSGFVICFLTGIVFINFLYLREERQELGKIGENLIRFHVLANSDSPEDQELKLKVRDKIIHTMAEELEKSRDINETREILRTHLHKIEEIAEEEIKSRGENYSVTASLGESIFPTKRYGNVVFPAGIYEALRIEIGEAKGQNWWCVMFPPLCFVDVKHGLTDEETQRELKNALTEEEYHLVYSDINNKELPIQLKSKISEIFQESKVQIKGRFDRIASIFKI, from the coding sequence ATGTATAAAAAATGGATGAGTGGTTTCGTAATATGTTTTCTAACAGGGATTGTCTTTATAAACTTTTTATATCTCAGAGAAGAAAGACAGGAATTGGGTAAGATCGGAGAAAACCTCATAAGGTTCCATGTATTAGCAAACAGTGATTCGCCGGAGGATCAGGAACTGAAGCTAAAGGTACGGGATAAAATCATCCATACCATGGCAGAAGAACTTGAGAAGTCCAGAGATATTAACGAAACGAGAGAAATTCTAAGAACACATTTACATAAAATAGAAGAAATCGCAGAGGAAGAAATAAAAAGTAGGGGTGAAAATTATTCCGTTACAGCATCCTTGGGAGAAAGTATTTTTCCTACAAAGCGATATGGCAATGTGGTTTTTCCAGCGGGAATATATGAAGCATTGCGGATAGAGATCGGAGAAGCAAAAGGACAAAACTGGTGGTGCGTCATGTTCCCACCTCTATGCTTCGTCGATGTGAAGCATGGGCTAACGGATGAAGAAACTCAACGGGAATTAAAGAACGCTCTAACAGAGGAAGAATACCATCTGGTATATAGTGATATCAATAACAAAGAACTTCCAATTCAATTAAAATCAAAGATATCAGAAATATTTCAGGAATCTAAAGTTCAAATAAAAGGTCGATTCGATCGGATTGCCTCCATATTTAAAATATAG
- a CDS encoding spore germination protein, giving the protein MGLWGNLFGKEDKKVTISAEETKVFKNIEDNLDRIKSILEDCGDVIYREFVIGEGKGCKAALVYIDGLVKTDVLNDYVLENLMVESRMAPPNKKINREELSDTIKEKTLAVSEFKEVETIEEAVLNVLSGDTAFLLDEYEKMLIIATKGWSSRGISQPETEAVVRGPRDGLVENLRVNTASIRRRIRDPKLKLKGKQIGKRSKTDICVMYIEDIVNQKCLEEVNKRLDTIDIDAIMDSGYIEQLIEDNWRSPFPQIQSTERPDVVAASLYEGKVIILVDNSPFALIAPASFNAMMQSAEDYYDRWGIASFIRVLRYIGAIISLYAPSLYIAITAFHPQMLPSNLSHSIASNREGVPFPSVIEAIVMELTLEMLREAGVRLPGPIGATIGIVGGLVIGQAAVEAGIVGPIMVIIVAITAISSFSIPRYNLAIGLRLLRFFLIIASAILGLYGVMLVTIFIIIHLCSLKSFGIPYLTPFTTYISKYTDLKDTLIRAPLSAMHLRPTLVNPKQKVRMKDRRKEDFNKEE; this is encoded by the coding sequence ATGGGCCTTTGGGGAAATCTTTTCGGCAAAGAAGATAAAAAAGTAACCATAAGTGCAGAAGAAACGAAAGTATTTAAAAATATAGAGGACAATTTGGATCGGATAAAAAGCATCCTGGAGGATTGTGGAGACGTTATTTACAGAGAATTTGTAATTGGAGAAGGAAAAGGATGTAAGGCAGCCCTCGTCTATATCGATGGTTTGGTAAAAACCGACGTATTAAACGATTACGTACTAGAAAATCTGATGGTAGAAAGCAGGATGGCACCACCCAATAAAAAGATCAATCGAGAGGAACTCAGCGATACCATCAAAGAAAAAACCTTAGCGGTTTCTGAGTTTAAAGAAGTGGAAACCATTGAGGAGGCAGTTTTAAATGTATTGAGTGGGGATACAGCATTTCTATTGGATGAATACGAGAAAATGCTGATCATTGCAACGAAGGGATGGAGCAGTAGAGGCATTTCCCAGCCAGAAACAGAAGCTGTAGTGAGAGGCCCTCGAGATGGTCTTGTGGAAAACCTGAGGGTTAATACAGCATCGATCAGAAGAAGAATCAGAGATCCAAAGTTAAAGCTCAAAGGAAAACAAATCGGTAAAAGATCAAAAACGGATATATGCGTTATGTACATTGAAGATATTGTCAATCAAAAATGTTTAGAAGAAGTAAATAAGCGACTGGATACGATTGACATCGATGCAATTATGGATAGTGGATATATAGAACAGCTTATTGAGGATAACTGGCGTTCGCCTTTTCCGCAAATACAGAGTACAGAACGCCCAGATGTTGTAGCAGCAAGTTTATATGAAGGAAAGGTAATTATTTTGGTGGACAATAGTCCATTTGCATTGATAGCACCAGCCAGCTTTAATGCTATGATGCAATCTGCAGAGGATTATTACGATCGATGGGGGATTGCCTCTTTTATTAGGGTATTGCGTTATATAGGTGCAATAATATCTTTATATGCACCATCCTTATATATTGCAATAACTGCATTCCATCCTCAAATGTTGCCATCTAACCTATCGCATTCCATCGCTTCAAACAGGGAAGGCGTTCCCTTTCCGTCGGTAATAGAGGCGATTGTGATGGAGCTTACACTAGAGATGCTAAGAGAGGCAGGGGTTCGTCTTCCGGGACCGATTGGCGCTACCATCGGTATTGTAGGAGGTCTCGTTATTGGTCAGGCAGCAGTAGAGGCAGGGATTGTAGGGCCAATTATGGTAATCATAGTGGCTATAACTGCAATCTCTTCATTTTCTATTCCTAGATACAATTTAGCCATTGGTCTTAGACTCCTGCGCTTTTTCTTAATCATTGCATCGGCAATTTTGGGTCTATATGGTGTCATGCTTGTAACAATATTTATCATCATACATTTATGTAGTCTAAAGAGTTTTGGTATTCCATATTTGACGCCATTTACTACATATATCAGCAAATATACAGACTTAAAGGATACTCTTATCAGAGCGCCACTGTCAGCTATGCATCTTCGACCTACTTTAGTGAATCCAAAACAAAAAGTGAGGATGAAAGACAGAAGAAAAGAAGATTTCAATAAAGAGGAGTGA
- a CDS encoding Ger(x)C family spore germination protein has protein sequence MYKKILLILICILVLLTGCWDKVEINERAHISAIGIDRYAPSSGAHKADNQDSPSGHEDKRNQFKFIFAFPKHSLEETDDIIVATIGDTLYGVSKILADRTNREMFLGHLRTIILGKSVTEDEHLFRQILDGIETNELLSRRVILAMTEDDVADIINITPSMEPRIGQFISEIFNRKDRTPRAPEGSIGDILKDLYESKNAVIPKITAGKNDVKVAGAGVISNYKFKGWLNEVQTAQLMMIKGEAKSAGGISIVYKDTIVPIDLKVQKSKMKLVDDNKRIKILINIDAEGDIKQTYFGSNYDLLEAKTIREIEDVFNKYMSDRLKETVRVIQEDFRADILGVDRFLRQRHYKLWKEVEQEWPEIFPNIEIDVKINIDIRRVGLVR, from the coding sequence ATGTATAAAAAAATACTCCTGATTCTAATCTGTATTCTTGTTCTGCTAACGGGCTGCTGGGATAAGGTAGAGATCAATGAAAGAGCACATATCAGTGCCATAGGAATTGATCGATATGCACCTTCTTCTGGAGCACACAAGGCTGATAATCAAGATTCACCCAGTGGACACGAAGATAAAAGAAATCAATTCAAATTTATCTTTGCATTTCCAAAGCATTCCTTGGAAGAAACGGACGATATTATTGTAGCAACCATTGGAGATACACTTTATGGCGTATCAAAAATATTGGCAGATCGTACCAACAGAGAAATGTTTCTAGGACATCTAAGAACCATAATTTTAGGTAAAAGTGTTACGGAAGACGAGCATCTATTTCGTCAGATTTTAGATGGCATAGAAACCAACGAGCTTCTAAGTCGTAGGGTTATACTAGCCATGACGGAAGATGATGTGGCTGATATTATCAATATTACGCCGTCTATGGAGCCTAGAATCGGTCAATTTATTTCAGAAATTTTCAACAGGAAGGATCGAACGCCTAGAGCGCCGGAAGGCTCCATTGGAGACATACTGAAAGATCTATATGAAAGCAAAAATGCAGTGATTCCCAAGATAACGGCAGGAAAGAATGATGTTAAAGTGGCGGGAGCAGGGGTTATCAGTAACTATAAATTTAAAGGGTGGTTGAATGAAGTTCAAACTGCACAATTAATGATGATTAAAGGAGAAGCGAAATCAGCGGGAGGTATATCCATCGTGTATAAAGACACCATAGTTCCCATTGATCTTAAAGTTCAGAAATCTAAAATGAAATTAGTTGACGATAACAAAAGAATTAAGATTTTAATTAATATTGATGCGGAAGGAGATATAAAACAGACCTATTTTGGGTCCAACTATGACCTTCTAGAAGCAAAAACCATTCGAGAAATCGAAGATGTCTTTAATAAATATATGAGCGATAGATTGAAGGAAACAGTCCGTGTAATACAAGAGGATTTTAGAGCGGATATATTGGGCGTGGACCGATTTTTAAGACAGCGTCATTATAAGCTATGGAAGGAAGTTGAACAGGAGTGGCCAGAGATATTCCCTAATATAGAAATTGACGTAAAGATAAATATAGATATACGAAGAGTCGGATTGGTTCGCTAG
- a CDS encoding GerAB/ArcD/ProY family transporter: protein MEDNNDIIPIGQMIFILVLTMVGTGILTLPRDLAEAVPHDHWLVLLAGGGAAIASTFIHGNIIKLQPREQFFDVLSHGFTRPVAYVLGAIYMLYFLTFCALVTRVFGEVMKAFLFKNTPIEVINVSFLAASVYLGRKGIEVLGRVLEFLIPLLILFIVFIFGLSFIRSDLYNLLPTFQISFNEFIKGIPTTILSFAGYEILLVFGPYLKKPKDATKGYIAVVSVLIFYLLITTATLAQFGPLQVKRLLWPTLDLFDTIETPGLFIENVQVIVMTLWVLTAFTTASPFHLGATIMLKSLTKSKDQAYLSAPLLPIIYFVSIIPESVSETYEFLKACTRYGTTALVFVVPLLLLISLLIQDKMKKGARSNV, encoded by the coding sequence ATGGAAGACAATAATGATATTATTCCAATAGGGCAGATGATATTCATTTTAGTGCTCACTATGGTAGGAACAGGAATATTGACCCTTCCACGGGATTTGGCAGAAGCAGTTCCTCACGATCATTGGCTTGTCCTATTAGCAGGAGGAGGCGCTGCCATAGCAAGCACCTTTATTCATGGAAACATCATAAAATTACAGCCTAGGGAGCAGTTTTTCGATGTCCTTTCCCATGGATTTACTAGGCCAGTGGCTTACGTTCTAGGAGCTATCTATATGCTGTATTTTCTAACGTTTTGTGCATTGGTCACTAGGGTATTCGGAGAGGTTATGAAAGCCTTTCTTTTTAAAAATACCCCCATAGAAGTGATCAATGTAAGTTTTTTAGCAGCTTCGGTTTATTTAGGCCGTAAAGGCATCGAAGTATTGGGAAGGGTGCTAGAATTTTTAATACCACTACTGATATTATTCATAGTATTTATATTTGGATTGTCTTTCATTCGGTCGGATCTTTATAATTTGCTTCCTACATTTCAAATTTCCTTTAATGAATTTATTAAGGGGATACCAACGACAATCCTTAGCTTTGCAGGATATGAAATTTTATTAGTTTTTGGACCCTATTTAAAAAAGCCAAAGGATGCTACGAAAGGATATATTGCTGTTGTGTCTGTGCTAATATTTTACTTGCTCATTACAACTGCTACACTGGCACAGTTTGGGCCTTTACAGGTCAAGCGGTTACTTTGGCCAACCTTAGATTTATTCGATACCATTGAGACCCCAGGTCTTTTTATAGAAAATGTACAAGTAATCGTTATGACCTTGTGGGTGTTAACTGCATTCACGACGGCATCTCCTTTTCACTTAGGAGCAACGATTATGTTAAAATCCTTAACGAAATCTAAGGATCAAGCTTATCTATCGGCACCGCTTCTACCCATTATATATTTTGTATCAATTATTCCTGAAAGTGTATCAGAAACGTATGAGTTTCTTAAGGCTTGTACTAGGTATGGTACAACGGCTCTGGTTTTTGTGGTTCCATTGCTTTTGCTAATATCCTTACTTATACAGGATAAGATGAAGAAAGGAGCGAGGTCCAATGTATAA
- the ispE gene encoding 4-(cytidine 5'-diphospho)-2-C-methyl-D-erythritol kinase — MKQIYLKSRAKINLSLDVRRKREDGYHEVEMIMQQIDLYDNILIRERMDSEIVLSTNCIFIPTTSSNIAYKAAHKLKQRLDITRGIDIFIDKQIPVSAGLAGGSSNAAAVLMGLNHLWSLGLSTKELMEIGVTIGADVPFCLLGGTALAEGIGEVLTPINSDIKNTWIVLVKPAISVSTGDVYGSLDLSKIVDRPPTAQLLEAIKEGNIYDVSSKMCNVLETVTVNKYPIITEIKKKMMEYNALGAMMSGSGPTVFGIFKSYERAKSAYEHLSLFYKQSYMVQTYNGGTEIG; from the coding sequence ATGAAGCAAATATATTTAAAATCTAGGGCGAAGATCAATCTATCCTTAGATGTACGGAGAAAAAGAGAAGATGGGTACCATGAAGTAGAAATGATTATGCAGCAAATTGATTTATATGATAATATATTGATAAGAGAAAGAATGGACAGTGAGATTGTGCTCTCTACGAATTGTATATTCATACCGACAACTTCTTCGAATATTGCCTATAAGGCAGCACATAAACTGAAGCAGCGGTTGGATATTACGAGAGGAATTGATATTTTTATAGATAAACAAATCCCTGTATCTGCCGGTTTGGCAGGGGGAAGCTCCAATGCAGCAGCGGTGCTGATGGGGCTGAATCATCTTTGGAGCCTAGGGCTTTCTACAAAAGAATTGATGGAAATCGGTGTGACCATTGGGGCAGATGTTCCATTCTGCCTTTTGGGAGGAACAGCTCTAGCGGAGGGCATTGGGGAAGTATTAACCCCTATCAACTCAGATATTAAAAATACTTGGATTGTCTTAGTAAAACCTGCGATTTCTGTGTCTACGGGAGATGTATATGGAAGTCTAGATTTGTCTAAAATAGTAGATAGGCCTCCAACGGCTCAGCTGCTAGAAGCAATCAAAGAAGGAAATATTTACGATGTTTCTAGCAAGATGTGCAATGTATTGGAAACTGTTACGGTAAATAAATATCCGATCATAACAGAAATAAAGAAAAAGATGATGGAATATAATGCCTTGGGCGCAATGATGTCTGGCAGTGGTCCTACGGTCTTTGGCATATTTAAAAGCTATGAAAGAGCAAAATCGGCTTATGAGCATCTGTCATTATTCTATAAGCAATCATATATGGTACAAACTTATAATGGAGGTACTGAAATTGGATAA
- a CDS encoding D-alanine--D-alanine ligase has protein sequence MSKINVMVVFGGRSGEHEVSLMSATSVLRAMNKEKYNITTVGITKKGIWKLYRGSIDKIQSGEWEGIADNWAKENNFSTNISVLPSEEGKGIINFGDGKTEKIDVVFPVLHGPFGEDGTIQGLFEMMNIPYVGTGVLASSLAMDKAMSKKLFELEGIPQAKYHAFLVKEYKENEKEVLDTIEEKFTYPVFVKPANMGSSVGITKVHNREKLEKAIELAAKYDRKIVVEEGINGREIECSVLGNDEPIASLPAEIIPSAEFYDYNDKYFAGTSKFEIPANLPEDVIEGIRSLSVKVYKLLDCSGLSRVDCFIERDSNRILLNEVNTMPGFTQISMYPKMWEATGIEYEELIDRLIELAIERFNERSILG, from the coding sequence ATGAGTAAGATAAATGTTATGGTAGTCTTCGGTGGAAGGTCAGGAGAGCACGAAGTTTCGTTAATGTCAGCCACTTCTGTACTTAGAGCGATGAACAAAGAAAAATACAATATTACTACTGTTGGCATCACCAAAAAGGGTATTTGGAAACTATATAGAGGATCTATCGATAAAATTCAGAGCGGCGAATGGGAAGGTATTGCGGATAACTGGGCGAAGGAAAATAACTTCAGTACGAATATCAGCGTGTTACCGAGTGAGGAAGGGAAAGGCATCATCAATTTTGGAGATGGAAAGACAGAAAAGATCGATGTTGTATTTCCTGTACTCCATGGACCTTTTGGAGAAGATGGAACCATACAGGGCTTATTTGAGATGATGAATATTCCTTATGTAGGAACCGGTGTATTAGCTTCCTCCTTAGCCATGGACAAAGCCATGAGTAAAAAATTATTCGAGTTGGAAGGAATACCTCAAGCAAAATACCATGCATTCTTGGTGAAGGAATATAAAGAAAATGAGAAAGAAGTTTTAGATACAATAGAAGAAAAATTTACTTATCCAGTTTTTGTAAAGCCTGCAAATATGGGTTCCAGTGTGGGTATTACCAAGGTTCATAATAGAGAAAAACTAGAAAAAGCCATTGAGCTAGCTGCGAAATATGATCGAAAAATTGTGGTGGAGGAAGGCATCAATGGCCGAGAGATTGAGTGCTCTGTATTGGGAAATGATGAGCCCATCGCATCTTTACCAGCGGAGATTATACCTTCCGCAGAATTCTACGATTATAACGATAAATATTTTGCGGGCACTAGTAAATTTGAAATTCCTGCAAATCTGCCAGAGGACGTGATCGAAGGCATAAGAAGTCTATCGGTAAAAGTATATAAGCTTTTAGACTGTAGTGGGTTGTCACGAGTGGATTGCTTCATTGAACGAGATAGCAACCGTATATTATTAAATGAAGTCAATACAATGCCTGGATTTACCCAGATCAGCATGTACCCAAAGATGTGGGAAGCCACAGGAATTGAGTACGAAGAATTAATCGATCGATTAATAGAGCTTGCCATAGAACGCTTCAATGAAAGAAGTATTCTAGGATAG
- a CDS encoding CLC_0170 family protein — protein sequence MNTILYYIKMRFGANMLAIFILTGSFILIRDVSLLKKKQLMRESLIAKVLGYLYIFGSIALFIVAKII from the coding sequence TTGAATACAATTCTATATTATATCAAAATGCGGTTTGGGGCCAATATGCTGGCCATATTTATATTGACGGGATCATTCATATTAATAAGAGATGTTTCCCTCCTAAAGAAAAAACAGCTTATGAGGGAAAGTCTGATAGCGAAGGTTTTGGGATATTTATATATATTTGGAAGCATTGCCTTGTTCATTGTGGCAAAGATTATTTAA
- a CDS encoding DUF3794 and LysM peptidoglycan-binding domain-containing protein: MSVELIKDVLKLEQVIGENIAQTIVEGDILVPDTKPDITRVLSATGKVQLTKQEIGENKITAEGVTYFKILYVSEKGDQPLYSIDSSTEFKQSIDIDGVTPQMKGEVTAEVEHIDFTINNDRKIGIKAIINLASKVIEEKSIEITKDIAGIEDIQVLKESFQYTDTAGYSKSEALIKDGFEMMEEEYEIKEVLKWDLAVIERESKITDGKVIVGGVANIEFLYIDDDYDNPLKVIKREVPFTHFVEIPNIFGDMTYHLKLTPKELYYDIKENIRGERKIVEIESIIQADVKVMDTQSKEFLVDTYSPSQNLQISKKQMVLRESIGMSRSNVLLRETMDTPYGQPPISEVFSVNIRPILTDYTALENKMAIEGILEATVLYKAIEGAQSLYSFMQEIPFRYHGDLYGLNEDMEAEVDLFVEEITYNVINGEQVDVKVSIAALCKGYCNKSIDIISEIDVLEEDTNSLKQPSLTVYFMKDGDTLWNVAKRYHTTVQQIMETNQIEDPAAVKVGENIIIEKVHNFKL; the protein is encoded by the coding sequence ATGTCTGTAGAACTTATAAAAGATGTATTGAAATTGGAGCAAGTCATAGGAGAAAATATTGCCCAGACTATTGTCGAAGGTGACATTTTAGTGCCAGATACAAAGCCGGATATTACGAGAGTATTATCTGCAACGGGCAAGGTACAATTAACAAAGCAAGAAATTGGAGAAAATAAAATCACAGCAGAAGGTGTTACCTATTTTAAAATTTTGTATGTTTCAGAAAAAGGAGACCAACCATTATACAGCATAGACAGCAGTACGGAGTTCAAACAAAGCATTGATATAGACGGTGTTACACCTCAAATGAAAGGGGAGGTAACAGCGGAGGTTGAGCATATCGACTTTACAATCAACAACGATAGAAAAATAGGAATTAAAGCCATCATCAATTTGGCCAGTAAGGTCATAGAAGAAAAAAGTATAGAGATTACAAAGGACATTGCAGGGATAGAGGACATACAGGTATTAAAGGAGAGTTTCCAATATACGGACACAGCAGGTTACAGTAAATCGGAAGCTTTAATCAAAGATGGATTTGAAATGATGGAAGAGGAATATGAAATCAAAGAGGTTTTAAAGTGGGACTTAGCCGTCATAGAAAGAGAATCTAAAATTACAGATGGTAAGGTCATCGTCGGTGGCGTAGCCAATATAGAATTTTTATACATTGATGACGATTACGATAATCCATTAAAAGTAATTAAAAGAGAAGTGCCGTTTACTCATTTTGTAGAGATTCCAAATATATTTGGAGACATGACCTATCATTTAAAGCTTACTCCGAAGGAGCTTTACTACGATATTAAAGAGAATATCCGTGGCGAGAGAAAGATTGTTGAAATCGAGTCCATCATACAAGCCGATGTGAAAGTGATGGATACTCAAAGCAAAGAATTTTTAGTAGATACGTATTCTCCTAGTCAGAACCTTCAGATTAGCAAAAAGCAGATGGTGCTCAGGGAGAGCATCGGCATGAGCAGAAGCAATGTACTTTTAAGAGAAACCATGGATACACCTTATGGACAGCCGCCAATCTCCGAAGTGTTTTCTGTTAATATCCGACCAATTTTAACAGATTATACAGCCTTAGAAAATAAGATGGCAATCGAAGGTATTCTTGAAGCAACAGTTCTATACAAGGCCATAGAAGGAGCTCAATCTCTATATAGCTTTATGCAGGAGATTCCATTTAGGTATCACGGAGATCTATATGGGCTAAATGAAGATATGGAAGCAGAGGTGGATCTATTTGTAGAAGAGATCACCTACAATGTAATCAATGGAGAGCAGGTAGACGTTAAAGTCAGTATCGCTGCATTATGCAAAGGATACTGCAACAAATCCATCGATATTATTTCAGAAATTGATGTGTTAGAAGAGGACACGAATTCTCTAAAGCAACCGAGCTTAACCGTATATTTTATGAAAGATGGAGATACCCTGTGGAATGTTGCAAAGCGATACCATACAACGGTACAGCAGATCATGGAGACCAATCAAATCGAGGACCCAGCAGCAGTAAAGGTAGGCGAGAATATTATTATAGAGAAGGTCCACAACTTTAAATTATAA
- the mobA gene encoding molybdenum cofactor guanylyltransferase, with amino-acid sequence MKAIILAGESPQDIETFGQGKALIHFNDRPLIQYTIEALVQSGLVEEILVIGNKEVLSPRIGYKVDKIIDGNKELLDNLITALSYFPQEENLLIATCDIPFIGGEAVSNFIKEAHSLQADLYYPIIRRAVCEQRYPAAKRTYISMKDGEFTGGNLIMVNPQKIMFMEDEIRLLITHRKNPIKMLKALGPSLVVKMLAKRLTIKDLEKYIEEKFGIKGRAFVTPYPEVGTDIDRLEDIKILEKYI; translated from the coding sequence ATGAAGGCGATTATTTTAGCAGGGGAAAGTCCACAGGATATTGAGACCTTTGGACAGGGAAAGGCCTTGATACACTTCAATGATCGACCGTTAATTCAATATACCATCGAGGCATTGGTTCAATCTGGATTGGTGGAGGAGATCTTAGTCATTGGGAATAAGGAAGTTCTATCTCCTAGAATTGGATACAAAGTGGATAAAATCATCGATGGCAACAAAGAATTGCTGGACAACCTTATAACTGCTCTGTCCTATTTTCCCCAGGAGGAAAACCTATTGATCGCTACCTGTGATATTCCTTTCATTGGTGGGGAAGCTGTAAGTAATTTTATCAAGGAGGCACACTCCTTGCAAGCGGATTTATACTATCCCATCATTCGAAGAGCGGTATGTGAGCAAAGGTACCCAGCGGCAAAGCGTACCTATATTTCCATGAAGGATGGTGAGTTTACAGGGGGGAATTTAATCATGGTGAATCCCCAGAAGATAATGTTCATGGAAGATGAAATTCGGCTTCTGATTACCCATAGAAAAAACCCTATAAAAATGCTGAAAGCTTTGGGACCATCCTTGGTTGTAAAAATGCTTGCTAAAAGACTTACCATCAAGGACTTGGAAAAATATATCGAAGAAAAATTCGGTATCAAGGGAAGAGCATTCGTTACCCCCTACCCTGAGGTAGGAACGGATATCGATCGGCTTGAGGACATTAAAATATTAGAAAAATATATTTAA
- a CDS encoding DUF1934 domain-containing protein: protein MKAMRMIKVIGVQTGLDGEESTIELMTEGTFYIKNGSYYILYDESEISGLEGATTRVKVENNNKVYMKRFGTTATDLIFEKGSKYESNYMTAYGEFHISVVTNSLDIEISEETGKGKIEIDYDLNILSGTKLSNKLQIQLM from the coding sequence ATGAAAGCAATGCGAATGATAAAAGTAATTGGCGTCCAAACAGGACTGGATGGAGAAGAAAGCACCATAGAACTGATGACGGAAGGGACTTTTTACATAAAGAATGGGAGCTATTATATTCTTTATGACGAATCGGAGATTTCTGGCTTGGAAGGAGCAACGACGAGGGTAAAGGTGGAAAATAACAATAAGGTCTATATGAAGCGATTTGGAACCACAGCCACAGATTTAATTTTTGAAAAAGGAAGCAAATACGAATCCAATTATATGACGGCCTATGGGGAGTTTCATATCTCTGTTGTTACAAACTCATTGGATATAGAAATCAGTGAAGAAACGGGTAAGGGAAAAATTGAAATTGATTATGATCTGAATATTCTAAGTGGAACGAAGCTTTCCAACAAGCTGCAGATACAGTTAATGTAG